A window from Longibacter salinarum encodes these proteins:
- a CDS encoding Smr/MutS family protein — translation MEPDPQEYPVDGVLDLHVFEPSDIGELVPEYLRVCREKDILRVRIIHGKGTGQLRRSVHAILDRTDAVTRYETAKDASSWGATIAFLKPEDEEA, via the coding sequence ATGGAGCCTGACCCGCAGGAGTACCCGGTCGACGGCGTACTGGACCTCCACGTCTTTGAGCCGTCGGACATTGGGGAACTGGTGCCGGAGTATCTTCGCGTCTGCCGAGAGAAAGACATCCTGCGCGTACGCATCATCCACGGGAAGGGCACCGGGCAATTGCGGCGAAGCGTACATGCGATTCTGGACCGAACCGACGCAGTGACTCGCTACGAAACCGCGAAGGACGCCAGTTCGTGGGGCGCGACCATAGCATTTTTAAAGCCTGAGGACGAAGAGGCATAA
- a CDS encoding isoaspartyl peptidase/L-asparaginase family protein, with product MSPSDAPIAIVVHGGAGTILPENMTPEKEEDIRAALRSALESGYDVLENDGSSLDAVVETLVLLEDSPLFNAGRGAVFTHEGTVEHDASIMHGGTRAAGALTGVSTVRNPIRLARAILEHSEHVMMSGEGAEAFARQQGFDPVENEYFYTERRRQQLRNALSREETQLDEPENKDSDVDAGSEDGGPTGASDAPDVSKFGTVGAVALDRTGTISAGTSTGGMTNKRWGRVGDSPIIGAGTYAHNETCGVSATGHGEYFIRGVVTHDIAARMRYGGKSLQEAADEVVMEELPAIGEGGSGGVIALDAEGNIAMPFNTPGMYRGYVDADGNIVIKIYGEEHEETNGDE from the coding sequence ATGTCTCCGAGCGACGCACCCATCGCTATTGTGGTGCACGGAGGGGCAGGAACGATCCTTCCCGAGAATATGACGCCAGAGAAGGAGGAGGACATTCGCGCCGCCCTCCGATCTGCGCTCGAATCTGGCTACGACGTTCTCGAAAATGACGGGAGTAGCCTGGATGCTGTGGTGGAGACGCTTGTGTTACTGGAGGACTCACCGCTTTTCAACGCGGGGCGCGGCGCGGTATTCACGCACGAGGGTACGGTCGAGCACGATGCGTCGATCATGCATGGCGGCACGCGTGCTGCCGGGGCGCTCACGGGCGTGTCGACTGTCCGGAATCCAATCCGGCTGGCGCGTGCGATCCTCGAGCATTCGGAGCACGTGATGATGTCTGGAGAGGGAGCAGAAGCATTTGCTCGGCAACAGGGATTCGATCCGGTTGAGAACGAGTACTTTTACACCGAACGACGCCGTCAGCAGCTACGGAATGCACTGTCCCGCGAGGAAACGCAGCTTGACGAACCCGAGAACAAGGATAGCGATGTGGATGCCGGGAGCGAGGATGGCGGTCCGACGGGGGCATCGGATGCACCGGACGTCAGCAAGTTCGGAACTGTAGGGGCCGTTGCGCTCGACCGGACGGGTACAATTTCCGCCGGCACGTCGACAGGCGGGATGACGAACAAGCGCTGGGGCCGTGTGGGCGACTCTCCAATTATTGGTGCGGGTACGTACGCGCACAATGAGACATGCGGTGTGTCCGCGACGGGTCACGGCGAATACTTTATCCGTGGTGTGGTCACACATGATATTGCGGCACGCATGCGGTACGGCGGTAAGTCGTTGCAGGAAGCGGCGGACGAGGTCGTGATGGAGGAGCTACCCGCGATCGGTGAAGGGGGGAGCGGCGGCGTGATCGCGCTGGACGCCGAGGGCAATATCGCCATGCCGTTCAATACGCCGGGAATGTATCGGGGGTACGTGGACGCGGACGGCAATATCGTCATCAAGATTTACGGGGAAGAGCACGAGGAAACGAACGGAGACGAATAA
- a CDS encoding RNA polymerase sigma factor, with translation MAKDKAEIVTQKTQDKSAFSQYEALQEMSDEDLMSQFQAGTVEAFNILVERYSDRLMQYLYRFLGDMKRCEDLLQETFLRVHRNRHSYRRIAKFSTWLYTIAGNLARSEYRKRKRRRMQSIQSVNRDNEEYEMEIPDESFSPDKHAESTIQDHYIQEAMNEIPPAFREVVVLRDIQQLAYDEIAEITGLPMGTVKSRINRGRTKLQALLKDVYPFESQS, from the coding sequence ATGGCGAAGGACAAAGCGGAAATCGTAACCCAGAAAACCCAGGACAAGTCGGCGTTTAGCCAGTACGAGGCCCTGCAGGAAATGAGCGACGAGGATCTGATGTCGCAGTTCCAGGCCGGTACGGTAGAGGCGTTTAATATCCTGGTCGAGCGGTACTCGGACCGCCTCATGCAGTACCTGTACCGTTTCCTCGGTGATATGAAACGGTGCGAGGACCTACTGCAGGAGACGTTCCTCCGGGTTCACCGCAACCGGCACTCGTACCGGCGGATTGCGAAGTTTTCGACGTGGCTCTACACCATTGCCGGAAACCTGGCCCGCTCGGAATACCGCAAGCGGAAGCGCCGTCGGATGCAATCCATCCAGTCGGTGAACCGCGACAACGAGGAGTACGAGATGGAAATCCCGGATGAGTCGTTCTCCCCGGACAAGCACGCGGAGAGCACCATTCAGGACCACTACATTCAGGAAGCGATGAACGAGATTCCGCCCGCTTTCCGTGAGGTGGTCGTTCTTCGGGATATCCAGCAGCTCGCCTATGACGAGATCGCTGAGATTACGGGACTGCCCATGGGTACGGTGAAGAGCCGGATCAACCGTGGCCGGACCAAGCTCCAGGCCCTGCTCAAGGACGTCTACCCGTTCGAGTCGCAGTCCTGA